One part of the Vidua macroura isolate BioBank_ID:100142 chromosome 14, ASM2450914v1, whole genome shotgun sequence genome encodes these proteins:
- the GPR119 gene encoding glucose-dependent insulinotropic receptor, whose amino-acid sequence MAENRAGGALSPWWVSHEAATASWALGAIFAVLASLIIAANVPVAIVLLCHIRRSGSKGLCFVLNLALADAMVGFTVMGLAMDELSQPFHPSQNFCILRMAFVTSSCAASILSLILVACDRHLAIRKPFHYFQLVTGPRVRVCLVGLWLFAAIIGFLPVFIPRFQRVSNHWKCSFFKVFQPSYMLTMFCLGFFPALFLFLYLYCDMLKIASVHVRHIQEVEQAGLGGGCPPPRATSDLKAMRTVATLIGCFTLSWLPFFIASIVQMACPDCFPYKVIENFLWLLGLGNSLLNPLLYSYWQRDVQLQLSQLAAGVKRRVLLHLGNRRCFPGRGTKAPPAVSCLELQD is encoded by the coding sequence ATGGCTGAGAATCGTGCTGGGGGTGCACTATCGCCATGGTGGGTCTCAcatgaggcagccacagccagctGGGCCCTGGGAGCCATCTTCGCCGTGCTGGCCTCACTCATCATCGCTGCCAATGTGCCTGTGGccattgtcctgctctgccacaTCCGGAGGAGCGGCTCCAAGGGGCTCTGTTTTGTCCTCAATCTTGCCTTGGCGGATGCCATGGTTGGCTTCACAGTTATGGGCCTGGCCATGGATGAGCTTTCCCAGCCCTTTCATCCTTCCCAGAACTTTTGCATCCTGAGAATGGCTTTTGTGACCTCTTCCTGTGCTGCCTCCATCCTGTCGCTGATCCTGGTTGCATGTGACAGGCACCTGGCGATCCGGAAGCCTTTCCACTATTTCCAGCTGGTGACAGGCCCGCGGGTCAGGGTGTGCTTGGTGGGGCTCTGGCTGTTTGCTGCCATCATCGGCTTCCTCCCGGTCTTCATCCCGCGCTTCCAGAGGGTCTCCAACCATTGGAAATGCTCCTTCTTCAAAGTCTTCCAGCCTTCCTACATGCTCACCATGTTCTGCCTCGGCTTCTTCCCCGcactcttcctcttcctctacCTCTACTGTGACATGCTGAAAATTGCCTCGGTGCACGTGCGGCACATCCAGGAggtggagcaggcagggctggggggaggctGTCCCCCACCCCGTGCCACCAGTGACCTGAAGGCCATGCGCACGGTGGCCACGCTCATCGGGTGCTTCAccctctcctggctgccctTCTTCATCGCCAGCATCGTGCAGATGGCCTGCCCTGACTGTTTCCCCTACAAAGTCATTGAGaacttcctctggctgctggggctgggcaacTCCCTCCTGAACCCACTGCTCTACTCCTACTGGCAGAGGGAcgtgcagctccagctctcccagctggctgcaggtgTGAAGAGGAGGGTCCTGCTCCACCTGGGCAACAGGCGCTGTTTCCCTGGCAGGGGCACCAAGGCTCCTcctgctgtgtcctgcctggagctccaggaCTAA